One genomic segment of Streptomyces sp. RerS4 includes these proteins:
- a CDS encoding ornithine cyclodeaminase family protein, whose protein sequence is MTDSHDAHEARPTSGDGKHLRILSTSDLAGIDISLADVVDTVEGAYLTLHAGRSDNPRKLTVKPADGHSVSYAMLGRDGAREVVAIKTSYKHGLDKGRDEQHYYTSLTLYDDVTGLPVAMMDCSRIGSLRTPAVSALLARELAAPGARSALVIGTGTQGRLALPFLLTTLPDLERLMLFGTHPEGIAAVRERLRTHFPDRDVEIVTDLRAAAGDADVIVATAGGHTPAAVEASWLKAGSLAILVGHGLAPSTLHHADRVIATSEAQMNVTGTDMADVDGKLPAVDSEFPPVIAGLTAGRHHAKERIFAYNSGLVVTDIALGHRFAQLALAQNLGTEVPLWQ, encoded by the coding sequence ATGACCGACAGCCACGACGCACACGAAGCCCGGCCAACATCCGGCGACGGCAAGCACCTGCGGATCCTGTCCACCTCCGACCTCGCCGGGATCGACATATCCCTGGCCGACGTGGTGGACACCGTGGAAGGCGCCTACCTCACCCTCCACGCCGGCCGGTCCGACAACCCCCGCAAGCTCACCGTCAAGCCCGCCGACGGGCATTCGGTGTCCTACGCCATGCTCGGCCGCGACGGCGCCCGCGAGGTCGTCGCCATCAAGACGAGCTACAAGCACGGCCTGGACAAGGGCCGCGACGAGCAGCACTACTACACCTCGCTCACCCTCTACGACGACGTGACCGGTCTGCCCGTCGCGATGATGGACTGCTCCCGCATCGGCTCCCTGCGCACGCCCGCCGTCTCCGCCCTCCTCGCACGCGAACTGGCCGCCCCCGGCGCCCGGTCCGCGCTCGTCATCGGCACCGGAACCCAAGGACGCCTCGCCCTCCCCTTCCTCCTCACCACCCTCCCCGACCTCGAACGCCTCATGCTCTTCGGCACCCACCCCGAGGGCATCGCCGCCGTCCGCGAACGGCTGCGGACCCACTTCCCCGACCGGGACGTGGAGATCGTCACCGACCTGCGGGCCGCCGCCGGCGACGCGGACGTCATCGTCGCCACCGCCGGCGGGCACACGCCGGCCGCCGTGGAGGCCTCGTGGTTGAAGGCCGGCTCCCTCGCGATCCTCGTCGGCCACGGCCTGGCCCCCTCCACCCTGCACCACGCCGACCGCGTCATCGCCACCAGCGAGGCCCAGATGAACGTCACCGGCACCGACATGGCCGACGTCGACGGCAAACTGCCCGCCGTCGACAGCGAGTTCCCGCCCGTCATCGCCGGGCTCACCGCCGGTCGACACCACGCGAAGGAACGAATCTTCGCCTACAACAGCGGTCTCGTCGTCACCGACATCGCCCTCGGTCACCGCTTCGCCCAACTCGCCCTCGCCCAGAACCTGGGCACCGAGGTGCCACTGTGGCAGTGA
- a CDS encoding MATE family efflux transporter, protein MLTTLLRDSRALATLAVPLILTQLAQVALTTTDTVMMGLLGTTELAAGGLALVIFNQIRTMGVGLVTSVGNQVAAAAARAEQGAARVGSGGVGATEEAREEVRGIVRASMALATLAGIAGAVLMVLIGQALSLLGQDRAVVDLTRSMLYVLAPGLLPCLWFQAIRQFTVGMRRPQALLRITIASVAVNAGLNWVLIHGAFGLPHLGLTGVGIATSTVHLLTFAALYLFAKKDGELAPLLSLRLTRADPAVVRRLIGLGVPIAATYGSEAGFFSLTALMAGSFGPEALAAHTAVNQLVYVVFQVAVGLSHAASINVSRELALGRHDAARRIKNTALACAAAVMAVVGVVYLTIPGLVLAPFLDPGSGSGSASSGSAEALTIATHLLIVTAFLQFFDCAQNIGVGLLRGLDDTKSGFRITLVGYWAVGLPASWLFAYALGLDTLGIWLGLLTGLATTAVLLLRRYTRSLDLRRPPTDVPAAL, encoded by the coding sequence ATGCTGACGACTCTCCTGCGCGACAGTCGCGCGCTCGCGACCCTCGCCGTCCCGCTCATCCTCACCCAGCTCGCGCAGGTCGCGCTGACCACCACCGACACGGTGATGATGGGGCTGCTCGGCACGACGGAACTCGCCGCGGGCGGCCTGGCCCTGGTCATCTTCAACCAGATCCGCACGATGGGCGTCGGCCTGGTCACCTCCGTCGGCAACCAGGTGGCCGCCGCGGCGGCCCGCGCCGAACAGGGCGCGGCCCGGGTGGGGTCGGGGGGCGTCGGCGCGACGGAAGAAGCCCGCGAGGAGGTCCGGGGCATCGTCCGGGCGAGCATGGCGCTGGCCACGCTCGCCGGGATCGCGGGCGCCGTCCTCATGGTCCTCATCGGGCAGGCCCTGTCCCTGCTCGGCCAGGACCGGGCCGTCGTCGACCTCACCCGGAGCATGCTCTACGTGTTGGCGCCCGGCCTGCTGCCCTGCCTGTGGTTCCAGGCCATCCGCCAGTTCACCGTCGGCATGCGCCGCCCCCAGGCCCTCCTGCGGATCACCATCGCCTCGGTCGCCGTCAACGCCGGCCTCAACTGGGTGCTCATCCACGGCGCCTTCGGCCTGCCCCACCTCGGCCTCACCGGCGTGGGCATCGCCACGTCGACCGTCCACCTCCTCACCTTCGCCGCCCTCTACCTCTTCGCGAAGAAGGACGGCGAACTCGCCCCGCTGCTCTCCCTGCGCCTCACCCGGGCCGATCCCGCCGTGGTCAGGCGCCTGATCGGCCTCGGCGTGCCGATCGCCGCCACCTACGGCTCCGAAGCGGGGTTCTTCTCCCTCACCGCCCTGATGGCCGGGTCCTTCGGCCCCGAGGCCCTGGCCGCGCACACGGCCGTCAACCAACTGGTCTACGTCGTCTTCCAGGTCGCCGTGGGCCTCTCGCACGCCGCGTCCATCAACGTCAGCCGCGAACTCGCCCTCGGCCGTCACGACGCCGCCCGCCGCATCAAGAACACCGCGCTCGCCTGCGCGGCCGCCGTCATGGCCGTGGTCGGCGTCGTCTACCTGACGATCCCAGGGCTGGTCCTGGCACCGTTCCTCGACCCGGGCTCCGGTTCCGGTTCCGCCTCCTCCGGCTCGGCCGAGGCCCTGACCATCGCCACGCACCTGCTCATCGTCACCGCGTTCCTGCAGTTCTTCGACTGCGCCCAGAACATCGGCGTCGGACTCCTGCGCGGCCTCGACGACACCAAGAGCGGCTTCCGCATCACCCTCGTCGGCTACTGGGCCGTCGGCCTGCCCGCCTCCTGGCTGTTCGCCTACGCCCTCGGCCTCGACACCCTCGGCATCTGGCTCGGCCTCCTCACCGGCCTCGCCACCACCGCCGTACTCCTGCTGCGCCGCTACACCCGATCCCTCGACCTGCGCCGGCCCCCGACGGACGTCCCCGCCGCGCTCTGA
- a CDS encoding TauD/TfdA family dioxygenase codes for MSTAAAPLRQLDAHAVAELRRAAERILSEFGTSATSPALLKRVAEGARTLGDALRHPCRPVDTADGLFVLRGLLVEDAALGPTPAGWATAGDSGAVHDVALLLLASVMGNPIAWEGQQDGRFVHNIVPSPGHEDEQTGASSTVLLSPHTEDAFHPGRAHLLMLGCMRNHDGVATTAACVRRTRLAAGDVDLLTRAVLPILPDDAYADAQGFTDQDPPPVPALYASEDGLTLRFDPAYTPLAAADDEAYRAAYGRLCDELARVSVAVSLSPGEVLVVDNDLVVHGRVPFRARYDGTDRWLKRVSVRVPGRRTRPPAEAGEHGYGQSALEAHAS; via the coding sequence ATGAGCACGGCAGCCGCTCCGCTCCGCCAGCTCGACGCCCACGCCGTGGCCGAACTCCGCCGGGCCGCGGAGCGGATCCTCTCCGAATTCGGCACGTCGGCGACCTCCCCCGCCCTCCTGAAGCGGGTGGCCGAAGGCGCCCGTACCCTCGGCGACGCCCTACGCCACCCCTGCCGGCCCGTCGACACCGCCGACGGCCTGTTCGTCCTGCGCGGTCTCCTCGTCGAGGACGCCGCCCTCGGACCCACCCCGGCCGGGTGGGCCACCGCCGGGGACAGTGGCGCCGTACACGACGTCGCCCTGTTGCTGCTGGCCTCCGTGATGGGCAACCCCATCGCCTGGGAAGGGCAGCAGGACGGGCGGTTCGTCCACAACATCGTGCCCTCCCCCGGCCACGAGGACGAGCAGACCGGTGCGTCCAGTACGGTCCTGCTCAGCCCCCACACCGAGGACGCCTTCCACCCCGGCCGCGCCCACCTGCTGATGCTGGGCTGCATGCGCAACCACGACGGCGTCGCCACCACCGCCGCCTGCGTCCGCAGGACCCGCCTCGCCGCCGGTGACGTGGACCTGCTGACCCGGGCGGTCCTGCCGATCCTGCCCGACGACGCGTACGCCGATGCCCAGGGGTTCACCGACCAAGACCCGCCGCCGGTCCCGGCCCTCTACGCCTCCGAGGACGGCCTGACCCTGCGCTTCGACCCCGCCTACACCCCCCTCGCCGCCGCCGACGACGAGGCCTACCGGGCGGCCTACGGGCGGCTCTGCGACGAGCTGGCCCGCGTATCGGTCGCCGTGTCCCTGAGCCCCGGCGAGGTCCTGGTCGTCGACAACGACCTCGTCGTCCACGGCCGCGTCCCCTTCCGCGCCCGCTACGACGGCACCGACCGCTGGCTCAAGCGCGTCTCCGTACGCGTCCCCGGACGGCGTACGCGCCCCCCGGCCGAAGCGGGCGAGCACGGCTACGGGCAGAGCGCCCTCGAAGCACACGCGAGCTGA
- a CDS encoding maleylpyruvate isomerase N-terminal domain-containing protein: MDLFSRAWTALRTAVAELPDPDFARPSGCAGWLVRDLVCHLIIDAQDVLITLVTPAATEPTVDAVTYWHLQDRPPTGEDPLDALTVRLAAAYGEPHLLRFHLDDVGSAAGRAAELADPEARVSTRDEVLTVGDYLGAYVLEWTLHHLDLIAHLPDGGPAQPPAECLARCRAMLEEMAGAAFPASFTDRDALLVGTGRRAPTHAERAELDDTELALPLVIG, encoded by the coding sequence GTGGATCTCTTCTCCCGCGCATGGACGGCCCTGCGCACGGCGGTCGCCGAACTCCCGGACCCGGACTTCGCGCGGCCGTCCGGCTGTGCCGGCTGGCTCGTACGGGACCTCGTATGCCACCTGATCATCGACGCGCAGGACGTCCTGATCACCCTCGTCACCCCCGCCGCGACGGAACCGACCGTCGACGCGGTGACGTACTGGCACCTCCAGGACCGACCGCCGACAGGCGAGGACCCGCTCGACGCCCTCACCGTCCGGCTGGCGGCCGCGTACGGGGAACCGCACCTGCTCCGCTTCCACCTCGACGACGTGGGCTCCGCGGCCGGCCGCGCCGCCGAACTCGCGGATCCCGAAGCACGGGTGAGCACCCGCGACGAGGTCCTCACGGTGGGCGACTACCTCGGTGCGTACGTCCTGGAGTGGACGCTGCACCACCTCGACCTGATCGCCCACCTGCCGGACGGGGGGCCGGCGCAGCCACCCGCGGAGTGCCTGGCCCGCTGCCGCGCGATGCTGGAGGAGATGGCCGGGGCCGCCTTCCCCGCGTCGTTCACCGACCGCGACGCCCTCCTGGTCGGCACCGGCCGCCGTGCCCCGACGCACGCGGAGCGGGCCGAGCTCGACGACACGGAGCTCGCCCTCCCCCTCGTCATCGGCTGA
- a CDS encoding cysteine synthase family protein, whose translation MPGALQRPAVVSRVSDLIGYTPLLELARTETGSRLLLKLEMFNPTGTAKIRMARAMVDAAEEAGVLRPGGRIVESTSGNTGLGLAVIAAERGYTFTAVVDHHACPDKLRGMKALGTELVYVADDGAEELATAAREELAEELSRGRDNTVFTEQHNNLANGVGYHPVAHELVEALGGNIDVLIGAVGTGGALFGTARELRTLISGFGIVGVEPKGSIAFGGPAHDYYQSGTGTPEGAELGALVDFDLLDEGVKVGDVEAFATCRAVARTGLLIGGSAGGVVHEALFRLGSLRPGSTVVALVNDGGEKYMDTVFNDAWMRARNLLSPDTEREIDELLAKLKPKPGGNR comes from the coding sequence ATGCCCGGAGCCCTTCAGCGACCCGCCGTGGTCTCCCGCGTGTCCGACCTCATCGGCTACACCCCCCTGTTGGAGCTCGCGAGAACCGAGACCGGCAGCCGCCTCCTGCTCAAGCTGGAGATGTTCAACCCCACCGGCACGGCCAAGATCCGCATGGCCCGCGCCATGGTCGACGCCGCCGAGGAGGCCGGCGTACTGCGTCCCGGCGGCCGGATCGTCGAATCCACCTCTGGCAACACCGGCCTCGGGCTCGCCGTCATCGCCGCCGAGCGCGGCTACACCTTCACCGCCGTCGTCGACCACCACGCCTGCCCCGACAAACTACGTGGCATGAAAGCCCTCGGCACCGAGCTCGTGTACGTCGCGGACGACGGCGCCGAGGAGTTGGCGACCGCCGCACGCGAGGAACTCGCGGAGGAGCTGTCCCGAGGCCGGGACAACACCGTCTTCACCGAGCAGCACAACAACCTGGCGAACGGCGTCGGCTACCACCCGGTCGCCCACGAGCTCGTGGAGGCCCTCGGCGGGAACATCGACGTCCTGATCGGCGCCGTCGGCACCGGCGGCGCCCTGTTCGGCACGGCACGCGAACTGCGCACGCTCATCAGCGGGTTCGGTATCGTAGGCGTCGAACCCAAGGGGTCCATCGCCTTCGGTGGCCCCGCCCACGACTACTACCAGTCCGGCACCGGCACCCCCGAGGGGGCGGAGTTGGGTGCGCTGGTCGATTTCGACCTCCTGGACGAAGGCGTCAAGGTCGGCGACGTCGAGGCCTTCGCCACCTGCCGCGCCGTCGCCCGTACCGGTCTGCTCATCGGTGGCTCGGCGGGTGGCGTCGTCCACGAGGCCCTGTTCCGCCTCGGATCGCTGCGGCCCGGCAGTACCGTGGTCGCCCTCGTCAACGACGGTGGCGAGAAGTACATGGACACCGTCTTCAACGACGCGTGGATGCGCGCACGGAACCTGTTGAGCCCCGACACCGAGCGGGAAATCGACGAACTCCTCGCCAAGCTCAAGCCCAAGCCCGGGGGAAACCGTTAA
- a CDS encoding Y4yA family PLP-dependent enzyme produces MASGLLPELAYAFGGPFHFLLPDAFDTNLAALRQALDGADVEGFVYFAKKANKAAVFVERAAAARAGVDVASAAELREALGHGVRGEHVVVTGPAKDPALLRPAVQHGALIAVDALDELDALVTGGPAGGDRPARILLRVLPPGQPHSRFGMNDAELATALERCLRAGEAVRMEGFSFHLSGYEIRPRAELAGRLADLCLKARVQGHDASRISVGGGLPISYTDAVSWRTFLAAHDERHYHAGKTFESADFYPYHCPRPGAQALADLLTTRPAGRDETLATLLRDARITLLMEPGRALLDQAGASVFTVRGVKDRDGYGLITVDGTSLSLSEQWFNSEYLPDPILLPRDAGDQADGGPYRASVGAATCLESDMLTWRKITFPRRPRAGDLLVYPNTAGYQMDSNESPFHDLPLPPKVVIDRTDGARPRWRLDRHFA; encoded by the coding sequence ATGGCGTCCGGTCTGCTGCCCGAGCTGGCCTACGCGTTCGGCGGTCCGTTCCACTTCCTGCTGCCCGACGCCTTCGACACGAACCTGGCGGCCCTGCGGCAAGCCTTGGACGGGGCGGATGTGGAGGGCTTCGTCTACTTCGCGAAGAAGGCGAACAAGGCCGCCGTCTTCGTCGAACGGGCCGCCGCCGCCCGCGCGGGCGTGGACGTCGCCTCGGCCGCCGAGCTGCGCGAGGCCCTGGGGCACGGCGTACGCGGCGAGCACGTCGTCGTCACCGGGCCGGCGAAGGATCCCGCTCTGCTGCGCCCGGCCGTCCAGCACGGCGCGCTCATCGCGGTGGACGCCCTCGACGAGCTCGACGCGCTGGTCACGGGCGGGCCCGCCGGAGGCGACCGCCCGGCCAGGATCCTGCTGCGCGTCCTGCCGCCCGGACAACCGCACAGCCGGTTCGGCATGAACGACGCCGAACTCGCCACCGCCCTGGAACGCTGCCTCCGGGCCGGCGAGGCGGTGCGGATGGAGGGATTCTCCTTCCACCTGTCCGGCTACGAGATCCGGCCGCGCGCCGAACTGGCCGGCCGGCTGGCGGACCTGTGCCTCAAGGCACGCGTCCAGGGGCACGACGCGAGCCGGATCAGCGTCGGCGGCGGCCTGCCGATCAGCTACACCGACGCAGTCAGCTGGCGCACGTTCCTCGCGGCGCACGACGAGCGCCACTACCACGCGGGCAAGACGTTCGAGAGCGCGGACTTCTACCCGTACCACTGTCCCCGACCCGGTGCACAGGCCCTGGCGGACCTCCTCACCACCCGACCGGCGGGCCGCGACGAAACCCTCGCCACCCTCCTGAGGGACGCCCGGATCACCCTGCTCATGGAACCCGGCCGCGCCCTGCTCGACCAGGCCGGCGCGAGCGTCTTCACGGTGCGGGGCGTCAAGGACCGTGACGGCTACGGGCTGATCACCGTGGACGGGACCAGCCTGAGCCTGTCGGAGCAGTGGTTCAACAGCGAGTACCTGCCGGACCCGATCCTGCTCCCCCGGGACGCCGGCGATCAGGCGGACGGTGGCCCGTACCGGGCGAGCGTGGGAGCAGCCACCTGTCTGGAATCCGACATGCTCACCTGGCGCAAGATCACCTTCCCCCGCAGGCCCCGGGCCGGGGACCTCCTCGTGTACCCCAACACGGCCGGCTACCAGATGGACTCCAACGAGTCCCCGTTCCACGACCTGCCCCTGCCGCCCAAGGTCGTCATCGACCGTACGGACGGGGCGCGCCCGCGCTGGCGCCTGGACCGCCACTTCGCCTGA
- a CDS encoding GNAT family protein: MFSLPLRDGARLRPLEIRHAEEFAAHLDRAREHIRPWVGPAFVTDSLDGARGTLSRYAERQAADGARLFGIWLDDGTLVGGVMFTSFDAASGSCEVGCWLEPAGEGRGLITPACAVLLDWAFTERGVHRAEWRCRADNERSAAVAKRLGMTLEGVRREAWPFRGTRYDAQIWAVLAPEWRSAGGAARTA, encoded by the coding sequence ATGTTCTCCCTCCCGCTCCGGGACGGCGCCCGGCTCCGCCCGCTCGAGATCCGGCACGCCGAGGAGTTCGCCGCCCACCTCGACCGGGCCCGCGAGCACATCCGCCCCTGGGTCGGGCCCGCCTTCGTCACCGACAGCCTCGACGGCGCGCGCGGCACGCTGAGCCGCTACGCCGAACGCCAGGCCGCCGACGGCGCCCGCCTCTTCGGCATCTGGCTCGACGACGGCACGCTGGTCGGAGGCGTGATGTTCACGAGCTTCGACGCCGCCTCCGGCTCCTGCGAGGTCGGCTGCTGGCTGGAGCCCGCCGGCGAGGGACGCGGCCTGATCACGCCGGCGTGCGCCGTCCTGTTGGACTGGGCGTTCACGGAACGGGGCGTCCACCGCGCCGAATGGCGGTGCCGCGCGGACAACGAGCGGAGCGCGGCCGTTGCCAAGCGGCTCGGCATGACACTCGAAGGGGTGCGGCGCGAGGCCTGGCCCTTCCGCGGGACGCGCTACGACGCGCAGATCTGGGCGGTCCTCGCCCCCGAGTGGCGGTCGGCCGGCGGCGCTGCTCGCACGGCCTGA
- a CDS encoding aldo/keto reductase — MTNARTAPALTRTVGGIPVGPVGLGAMPLSVEGRPPTDQAIATIHAALDAGVRLIDTADSYHWHAGELGHNERLIARALADHGSGADEVLVATKGGRGRPGDGSWTVDGDPRRLRRAAEGSAARLGVEAIGLYQLHKPDPDVPFADSVGALRDLADAGTIRMVGLSNVDPAQIRTAREILGPRLVSVQNRFSPAHPSTRDTLDLCTELGLAFLPWSPLGGISPSAVDDPAEPAPAPLTPFHTLARTRGVSPQQVCLAWHLAQSPMVIPIPGARRPASIRDSAASAALTLSTEELATLDGHTT, encoded by the coding sequence ATGACGAACGCCCGGACCGCGCCCGCGCTCACCCGTACCGTCGGCGGCATCCCGGTGGGCCCCGTCGGCCTCGGCGCCATGCCGCTCTCCGTCGAGGGACGCCCACCCACCGACCAGGCGATCGCCACGATCCACGCGGCGCTCGACGCGGGAGTGCGACTGATCGACACCGCCGACTCCTACCACTGGCACGCCGGCGAACTCGGCCACAACGAACGGCTGATCGCCCGCGCGCTCGCCGACCACGGCAGCGGCGCCGACGAGGTGCTGGTGGCGACCAAGGGCGGCCGGGGCCGCCCCGGCGACGGATCGTGGACCGTGGACGGCGACCCGCGCCGGCTGCGCCGCGCGGCCGAGGGCTCGGCGGCCCGGCTCGGCGTGGAGGCGATCGGCCTCTACCAGCTGCACAAGCCCGACCCGGACGTCCCCTTCGCCGACTCGGTCGGCGCCCTGCGGGACCTGGCCGACGCCGGGACGATCCGGATGGTCGGCCTCTCCAACGTGGACCCGGCGCAGATCCGAACGGCGCGCGAGATCCTCGGCCCCCGGCTGGTGTCGGTGCAGAACCGCTTCTCCCCGGCCCACCCGTCCACCCGCGACACCCTCGACCTGTGCACGGAACTCGGCCTGGCCTTCCTGCCGTGGAGCCCGCTCGGCGGCATCTCGCCCAGCGCCGTCGACGACCCGGCCGAGCCCGCGCCGGCGCCCCTGACCCCCTTCCACACCCTGGCCCGGACCCGCGGCGTCAGCCCGCAACAGGTCTGCCTGGCCTGGCACCTGGCCCAGTCCCCGATGGTCATCCCGATCCCGGGCGCCCGCCGCCCGGCCTCCATCCGCGACTCGGCCGCCTCGGCCGCCCTCACCCTCTCGACCGAGGAACTGGCCACCCTGGACGGCCACACGACCTAG
- a CDS encoding HAD domain-containing protein, producing the protein MTGSSRLPLLFLDVDGPLIPFGAAPQPHPTYRAERDVPDVAANPLLARINPAHGPRLAALPCEVVWATTWMADANECVAPRVGLPPLPVVAWPEPSDTDAEDERIGLHWKTRPLVHRAAGRPFAWVDDEVTDTDRAWVAAHHPAPALLHRVDPRQGLTDGDYAVLDAWLRRHR; encoded by the coding sequence GTGACCGGCTCGTCGCGGCTTCCGTTGCTCTTCCTCGATGTGGACGGACCGCTCATACCGTTCGGTGCCGCGCCGCAGCCGCATCCGACCTACCGGGCGGAGCGTGACGTGCCTGACGTCGCCGCCAATCCGCTGTTGGCCCGGATCAATCCCGCGCACGGGCCCCGGCTCGCGGCGCTGCCGTGCGAGGTGGTCTGGGCCACGACGTGGATGGCCGACGCCAACGAGTGCGTCGCACCGCGCGTCGGCCTGCCACCGCTGCCCGTGGTGGCCTGGCCGGAGCCGTCCGACACCGACGCCGAGGACGAGCGGATCGGGCTGCACTGGAAGACCCGCCCCCTCGTCCACCGGGCGGCAGGCCGCCCCTTCGCGTGGGTGGACGACGAGGTGACGGACACCGACCGCGCCTGGGTCGCCGCTCACCACCCCGCCCCCGCCCTGCTCCATCGCGTCGACCCTCGACAGGGTCTGACCGATGGGGACTACGCGGTCCTCGACGCGTGGCTGAGGCGGCACCGCTGA
- a CDS encoding TetR/AcrR family transcriptional regulator, whose amino-acid sequence MPRTKGDHEARRRDVSEAVWRVLAAHGFGGLTLRAVAAELGATTGLVTHYFPAKRDLVAYALDLLTERTAAGRPQPAGQGLAALRAALLGVLPLSPEATATNRIWVSSWDTALADPAVSADHAAKYGQSRARLRDLVAAAQYLGELPPGDPERVAAGAQSFVLGLTVQALFAPEAFPPSRQTELLDDYMAALAGRTASG is encoded by the coding sequence ATGCCACGTACCAAGGGCGATCACGAAGCCCGTCGCCGCGACGTCTCCGAGGCGGTGTGGCGCGTGCTGGCCGCGCACGGTTTCGGCGGCCTGACGCTGCGCGCCGTCGCCGCCGAGCTGGGGGCCACGACCGGGCTCGTCACGCACTACTTCCCCGCGAAGCGGGACCTCGTCGCGTACGCCCTCGACCTGCTCACGGAGCGCACCGCGGCCGGCCGCCCGCAGCCCGCCGGGCAGGGCCTCGCCGCCCTACGGGCCGCCCTGCTCGGGGTCCTCCCGCTCTCCCCGGAGGCCACCGCCACCAACCGGATCTGGGTGTCCTCCTGGGACACCGCGCTCGCCGACCCGGCGGTGAGCGCGGACCACGCCGCCAAGTACGGCCAGAGCCGCGCACGGCTGCGCGACCTCGTCGCCGCCGCGCAGTACCTGGGCGAGCTGCCGCCCGGCGACCCGGAGCGGGTGGCGGCGGGCGCGCAGTCCTTCGTCCTGGGCCTGACGGTGCAGGCCCTGTTCGCCCCCGAGGCGTTCCCACCCAGTCGCCAGACGGAACTCCTGGACGACTACATGGCCGCTCTGGCCGGCCGCACGGCCTCGGGATGA